The proteins below are encoded in one region of Cytophagia bacterium CHB2:
- a CDS encoding PspC domain-containing protein codes for MNTKRLTRSVKERMIGGVCGGLAEYFNLDPSLMRILWVVMTFASGVFFGIIAYGVMMVVVPEQRLEPDEPSRAPNVR; via the coding sequence ATGAACACGAAACGCTTAACGCGATCCGTAAAAGAGCGCATGATTGGCGGCGTTTGCGGCGGATTGGCGGAATACTTTAATCTGGATCCCTCCTTGATGCGCATTTTGTGGGTGGTGATGACTTTTGCCAGCGGCGTTTTTTTTGGAATTATCGCCTATGGCGTGATGATGGTGGTTGTGCCGGAACAGCGGCTGGAACCGGATGAACCGAGCCGCGCGCCGAACGTTCGATAA